A single Kribbella aluminosa DNA region contains:
- a CDS encoding flotillin family protein — MLWTYVGIAAVAVVVLLIVFRMVWRVAEPNEALIISGLGAHSSNEQINETLGFKIVVGRGTAVLPGFQTVRRLPLDIRATPLTVTCVSSQGIPLHIKGVTAYKVGDDYGSIANAARRFLEQSDEQVMGTIHELFAGHLRAIVGSTTVEEMLHDRETLTTNIRGSLAGDMEKLGLVVDSLQIQEIDDESGYIKNLGRPQAAAVEAAARIAQAERDREATEREQAAAAKKAAAVRESSIAQAGYQAEVDQAKSKASQSGPLAEALARQEVVVAETETAKLNASLAEKQLESTVLKPADAEAYRQRTLATAARDAQIAGAEANAREVQLRGEAQAKATELNGKAEASAVQAKAMAEAAGIKARAEALATNTEAVVAQQLAEAYPEIVTAAASSFAKVGNMVVLNGAQGIEDTLVKTITMGGSGFALAKQLIDSLATKQDESPKLEPVPNETA; from the coding sequence ATGCTCTGGACGTACGTAGGCATCGCCGCCGTCGCGGTCGTGGTGCTGCTCATCGTGTTCCGGATGGTCTGGCGGGTGGCGGAGCCGAACGAGGCGCTGATCATCTCCGGCCTCGGCGCGCACTCAAGCAACGAGCAGATCAACGAGACCCTCGGCTTCAAGATCGTGGTCGGCCGCGGTACGGCGGTTCTCCCAGGTTTTCAGACGGTACGGCGGTTGCCGCTGGACATCCGGGCCACGCCGCTGACCGTCACCTGCGTGTCCAGCCAGGGGATCCCGTTGCACATCAAGGGCGTCACGGCGTACAAGGTCGGTGACGACTACGGCTCGATCGCGAACGCCGCGCGGCGGTTCCTGGAGCAGAGCGACGAGCAGGTGATGGGCACCATCCACGAGCTGTTCGCGGGTCACCTGCGGGCGATCGTCGGTTCCACCACGGTCGAGGAGATGCTGCACGACCGGGAGACGCTGACCACGAACATCCGCGGCTCGCTGGCCGGCGACATGGAGAAGCTCGGCCTGGTCGTGGACTCGCTGCAGATCCAGGAGATCGACGACGAGTCCGGGTACATCAAGAACCTCGGCCGTCCGCAGGCCGCCGCGGTCGAGGCCGCGGCCCGGATCGCGCAGGCCGAGCGGGACCGGGAGGCGACCGAGCGCGAGCAGGCCGCCGCCGCGAAGAAGGCCGCCGCCGTCCGAGAGAGCTCGATCGCCCAGGCCGGTTACCAGGCCGAGGTCGACCAGGCGAAGTCGAAGGCGTCGCAGTCCGGCCCGCTGGCCGAGGCGCTGGCCCGCCAGGAGGTCGTGGTCGCCGAGACCGAGACCGCGAAGCTGAACGCGTCGCTGGCCGAGAAGCAGCTGGAGTCGACGGTGCTGAAGCCCGCCGACGCCGAGGCGTACCGGCAGCGCACGTTGGCCACGGCCGCCCGGGACGCGCAGATCGCGGGCGCCGAGGCGAACGCCCGTGAGGTCCAGCTCCGCGGTGAGGCGCAGGCGAAGGCCACCGAGCTGAACGGTAAGGCCGAGGCGTCGGCCGTGCAGGCGAAGGCGATGGCCGAGGCGGCCGGTATCAAGGCCCGGGCCGAGGCGCTGGCCACGAACACCGAGGCGGTCGTCGCGCAGCAGCTCGCCGAGGCCTACCCGGAGATCGTCACCGCGGCGGCCAGCTCGTTCGCGAAGGTCGGCAACATGGTGGTGCTGAACGGTGCGCAGGGCATCGAGGACACCCTGGTGAAGACCATCACGATGGGCGGCTCCGGCTTCGCCCTGGCCAAGCAGCTCATCGACTCGCTGGCCACGAAGCAGGACGAGTCCCCGAAGCTGGAGCCCGTCCCCAACGAAACAGCCTGA
- a CDS encoding carbohydrate ABC transporter permease, whose protein sequence is MIRSRLRGIALHAALVLALLVFMFPFAWTILMASNTTADIYRFPPKFTFGGHFGENVHQVLANVAFFQSMANTAIVAVSTTALVLFFDSLAAFTFAKFRFPGRNALFVILLATMLLPAQLAAVPQFQTMAILGWVGSLKALIIPGAANAFGIFWMRQYFRNSIHDELVEAATLDGCGFFGTYWHVALPSARPALAFLGIFTFVGSWNDYMWPLIVLTNPDHLTLQVALSTLNRAHGVDYSMVMTGALLAMIPLVVVFAIFARQFVKGATEGAVRG, encoded by the coding sequence ATGATCCGGAGCCGGCTGCGCGGGATCGCGCTGCATGCTGCGCTCGTACTGGCGCTGCTGGTGTTCATGTTCCCGTTCGCGTGGACGATCCTGATGGCGTCGAACACCACCGCCGACATCTACCGGTTCCCGCCGAAGTTCACGTTCGGCGGGCACTTCGGCGAGAACGTCCACCAGGTGCTGGCGAACGTGGCGTTCTTCCAGTCGATGGCGAACACCGCGATCGTCGCGGTCTCGACGACGGCGCTGGTGCTGTTCTTCGACTCGCTGGCCGCGTTCACGTTCGCGAAGTTCCGGTTCCCGGGGCGGAACGCGTTGTTCGTGATCCTGCTCGCGACGATGCTGCTGCCGGCGCAACTGGCCGCCGTACCGCAGTTCCAGACGATGGCGATCCTCGGCTGGGTCGGTTCGCTGAAGGCGCTGATCATTCCGGGCGCGGCCAACGCGTTCGGAATCTTCTGGATGCGGCAGTACTTCCGGAACTCGATCCACGACGAACTGGTCGAGGCCGCGACGCTGGACGGCTGCGGCTTCTTCGGTACGTACTGGCACGTGGCGCTGCCGTCGGCGCGGCCGGCGCTGGCGTTCCTCGGCATCTTCACGTTCGTCGGGTCCTGGAACGACTACATGTGGCCGCTGATCGTGCTGACCAACCCGGACCACCTGACGCTGCAGGTCGCGCTGTCCACCTTGAACCGTGCGCACGGCGTCGACTACAGCATGGTGATGACCGGAGCGCTGCTCGCGATGATCCCGCTGGTGGTCGTGTTCGCGATCTTCGCCCGGCAGTTCGTGAAGGGGGCTACGGAAGGCGCCGTCCGCGGTTGA
- a CDS encoding carbohydrate ABC transporter permease has protein sequence MTATATVPAATVTTAPARKRIWSYWRFYLALSPFYVLFAVFGLYPMLSTIVLAFQRWDGMSARRFTGLGNFAFLVKDPTFWQALENTVVLFLMSTVPTLVLALLLAVMLQSAVRFTNVYRIAYFIPNVTSLVAMAIFFSSIFSTNFGLVNAALRSLGIPQQDWLGQPWGIKIAISTMIVWQWVGYNTLIYLAGLQAIPREQYEAAKVDGAGAVRTFFSITLPQLRPVVLFTVIMSTIGGLQTFTEPQVMVGNSGGTGQSGMTVVLFFYRAAFLDNDYGYAAAIALSIFVLVLLFTAINWRIFRGRGEDR, from the coding sequence GTGACCGCTACGGCGACGGTGCCGGCGGCCACGGTGACCACGGCACCCGCCCGCAAGCGGATCTGGTCGTACTGGCGGTTCTACCTGGCGCTATCGCCGTTCTACGTGCTGTTCGCGGTGTTCGGGCTGTACCCGATGCTGTCCACGATCGTGCTCGCGTTCCAGCGCTGGGACGGGATGAGCGCCCGCAGGTTCACCGGCCTCGGCAACTTCGCGTTCCTGGTCAAGGACCCGACGTTCTGGCAGGCGCTGGAGAACACCGTCGTACTGTTCCTGATGTCGACGGTGCCGACGCTCGTGCTGGCGTTGCTGCTCGCGGTGATGCTGCAGTCCGCGGTCCGGTTCACCAACGTCTACCGGATCGCGTACTTCATCCCGAACGTCACGTCGCTGGTGGCGATGGCGATCTTCTTCAGCTCGATCTTCAGTACGAACTTCGGTCTCGTGAACGCCGCGCTGCGCTCGCTCGGCATCCCGCAGCAGGACTGGCTCGGGCAGCCGTGGGGCATCAAGATCGCGATCTCCACGATGATCGTCTGGCAGTGGGTCGGGTACAACACGCTGATCTACCTGGCCGGTCTGCAGGCGATCCCGCGCGAGCAGTACGAGGCCGCGAAGGTGGACGGGGCGGGCGCCGTACGGACGTTCTTCTCGATCACGTTGCCGCAACTGCGCCCCGTCGTACTGTTCACGGTCATCATGTCGACGATCGGCGGCCTGCAGACGTTCACCGAGCCGCAGGTGATGGTCGGCAACAGCGGCGGCACCGGGCAGAGCGGGATGACCGTGGTGCTGTTCTTCTACCGGGCCGCGTTCCTCGACAACGACTACGGGTACGCCGCCGCGATCGCGCTCAGCATCTTCGTCCTGGTGTTGTTGTTCACGGCAATCAACTGGCGGATCTTCCGCGGACGGGGTGAGGACAGATGA
- a CDS encoding ABC transporter substrate-binding protein, with product MELSRRTLLGGFAAVASGLAGGSLVGCSSGMNNAGAPAKKNAATELSFWCWPGGLGKSVLDDTIAHFPDPKIKYSEIGGDFKQKLITTFNGGTSIPDITGLKGEDIASLLPQAERFVDLKTVGADSVLGDYLDWKVKQATTLDGKVIGLPIDVGPTALFYREDIFAAGGLPSDPAKVAEQLKTWDDFFAAGVELKAKNPKAPIVGDAAGLYDMVVGQGTERYISKDNKFIGDQDHIRKAWDTAVKAMTLKIDGRTPSGGPDWNAGLDQGTVPAHIGAAWVALDIKSAVKKSAGKWRLAPTPGGPANFGGSFLAITKNAADPQKAFDVIKYMLSADNEAKAFTDAQIFPSTPAAYDKPELKAKDAFFGGQVPIDIFGPAAKGIPVAYQSPFDDSVAAPFHDELKTVQTGSKTSDAAWSSAVSKAKAIATRQGVQ from the coding sequence ATGGAGCTCTCACGTCGGACGCTGCTCGGGGGCTTCGCGGCCGTTGCGAGCGGACTAGCGGGCGGGTCGCTCGTCGGCTGCTCGTCCGGGATGAACAACGCCGGCGCGCCGGCCAAGAAGAACGCCGCCACCGAGCTGAGCTTCTGGTGCTGGCCGGGCGGTCTCGGCAAGTCCGTGCTCGACGACACGATCGCGCACTTCCCGGACCCGAAGATCAAGTACTCCGAGATCGGCGGCGACTTCAAGCAGAAGCTGATCACCACGTTCAACGGCGGTACGTCGATCCCGGACATCACCGGGCTGAAGGGCGAGGACATCGCGTCGCTGCTGCCGCAGGCGGAGCGGTTCGTGGACCTGAAGACGGTCGGCGCGGACTCGGTGCTCGGCGACTACCTGGACTGGAAGGTGAAGCAGGCGACCACGCTCGACGGCAAGGTGATCGGGCTGCCGATCGACGTCGGCCCGACCGCGCTGTTCTACCGCGAGGACATCTTCGCCGCCGGCGGGCTGCCGAGCGACCCGGCCAAGGTGGCCGAGCAGCTGAAGACCTGGGACGACTTCTTCGCGGCCGGTGTCGAACTGAAGGCGAAGAACCCGAAGGCGCCGATCGTCGGCGACGCCGCCGGTCTGTACGACATGGTCGTCGGCCAGGGCACCGAGCGGTACATCTCCAAGGACAACAAGTTCATCGGCGACCAGGACCACATCCGCAAGGCCTGGGACACCGCGGTCAAGGCGATGACGCTGAAGATCGACGGCCGGACGCCGAGCGGCGGCCCGGACTGGAACGCCGGCCTCGACCAGGGCACCGTGCCGGCCCACATCGGCGCCGCCTGGGTGGCGCTGGACATCAAGTCCGCGGTGAAGAAGTCGGCCGGCAAGTGGCGGCTGGCGCCGACCCCCGGTGGCCCGGCGAACTTCGGCGGCTCGTTCCTCGCGATCACCAAGAACGCCGCCGATCCGCAGAAGGCGTTCGACGTGATCAAGTACATGCTGAGCGCCGACAACGAGGCCAAGGCGTTCACGGATGCGCAGATCTTCCCGTCCACGCCGGCGGCGTACGACAAGCCGGAGCTGAAGGCCAAGGACGCGTTCTTCGGCGGCCAGGTGCCGATCGACATCTTCGGCCCGGCGGCGAAGGGGATCCCGGTCGCGTACCAGAGCCCGTTCGACGACTCGGTCGCGGCGCCGTTCCACGACGAGCTGAAGACCGTGCAGACCGGGTCCAAGACGTCGGACGCGGCCTGGTCCTCGGCGGTCTCGAAGGCGAAGGCGATCGCCACGCGGCAGGGGGTGCAGTGA
- a CDS encoding carbohydrate kinase family protein has translation MHELDVTSLDVVVSGLVFHDLVLGLPTAPRSGTEVWATESHESPGGIANFAVALARLGLRTGMVAAFGADDLGDRVWAALGAEGIDLGLSRKLPDWPTPLTVALAYDNDRALVTRGTTPPLSADDLITTAPSARAVAAHIGPWPNEWLAKAKAAGSTVFADVGWDPSEQWDPAVLDQLEHCDVFLPNADEARYYTRTDTPEQAIRRLAEKVPLVVVSNGAAGAIALDAGSGQYVDVPAYPVPAADTTGAGDVFAAGFIAGTLWDLPLEQRVRFAALTAAISVTRLGGADAAPRWADLAAWQDANPDDHQLEALIGAHSGR, from the coding sequence ATGCATGAGCTGGACGTCACGTCTCTGGATGTTGTCGTGTCCGGGCTGGTCTTCCACGACCTCGTGCTGGGGTTGCCCACGGCGCCACGGTCCGGCACCGAGGTCTGGGCGACCGAGTCGCACGAAAGCCCCGGCGGGATCGCGAACTTCGCGGTCGCGCTCGCCCGGCTCGGGCTGCGGACGGGGATGGTCGCCGCGTTCGGTGCGGACGACCTCGGCGACCGGGTCTGGGCGGCGCTGGGCGCCGAGGGCATCGACCTCGGACTGTCCCGCAAGCTCCCCGACTGGCCGACTCCGCTCACCGTGGCCCTTGCCTATGACAACGATCGGGCGCTGGTCACCCGCGGCACCACTCCCCCGCTGTCCGCCGACGACCTGATCACCACCGCACCGTCCGCCCGCGCGGTCGCCGCCCACATCGGCCCGTGGCCGAACGAGTGGCTGGCCAAGGCGAAGGCGGCCGGCAGCACGGTGTTCGCGGACGTCGGCTGGGACCCGAGCGAGCAGTGGGATCCCGCCGTACTCGACCAGCTCGAGCACTGCGACGTGTTCCTGCCCAACGCCGACGAGGCCAGGTACTACACGCGAACGGACACCCCGGAGCAGGCGATCCGCCGGCTCGCGGAGAAGGTGCCGCTGGTCGTCGTGTCGAACGGCGCCGCCGGTGCGATCGCACTCGACGCGGGCAGCGGCCAGTACGTCGACGTACCGGCCTATCCGGTCCCGGCGGCGGACACCACCGGGGCGGGTGACGTGTTCGCCGCCGGTTTCATCGCCGGCACCCTCTGGGACCTGCCGCTGGAGCAACGGGTGCGGTTCGCCGCGCTCACCGCAGCCATCTCGGTCACCCGGCTCGGCGGAGCGGACGCCGCGCCGCGCTGGGCCGACCTCGCGGCCTGGCAGGACGCGAACCCCGATGACCACCAACTGGAAGCGCTGATCGGCGCCCACTCAGGAAGGTAG
- a CDS encoding DeoR/GlpR family DNA-binding transcription regulator yields MLPKQRQDQILRALRADGAGGVKVLAGKLGVSEATIRRDLEQLDAEGRLTRVYGGALAVDGGDEPFAEVNAVHAEEKDRIARRAAELVTDGESVLLDIGTTALRVAQHLHGRSLTVVTSNLAVLDELENDEQIELIVLGGFVRRSYRSLVGYLTEESLRQIHVDWLFLGTSGVRPDGRVMDSTMIEVPVKRAMINAADRVVLLADRTKFPGHGVARVCEPGELSMVVTEPGADEATRVQLAEAGVQVVLA; encoded by the coding sequence GTGTTGCCGAAGCAGCGACAGGATCAGATCCTCCGCGCCCTCCGGGCCGATGGCGCCGGAGGCGTGAAGGTGCTCGCCGGGAAGCTCGGGGTCAGCGAGGCGACCATCCGCCGCGACCTCGAGCAGTTGGACGCCGAGGGCCGGCTGACCCGGGTGTACGGCGGCGCCCTCGCGGTCGACGGGGGCGACGAGCCGTTCGCGGAAGTGAACGCCGTACATGCCGAGGAGAAGGACCGGATCGCCCGCCGCGCCGCCGAACTGGTGACCGACGGCGAGTCCGTGCTGCTCGACATCGGTACGACGGCACTCCGGGTGGCGCAGCACCTGCACGGGCGCTCGTTGACGGTCGTCACCAGCAACCTCGCCGTACTGGACGAGCTGGAGAACGACGAGCAGATCGAGCTGATCGTGCTGGGCGGGTTCGTACGGCGCAGTTACCGGTCGCTGGTCGGGTACCTGACCGAGGAGAGCCTGCGGCAGATCCACGTCGACTGGCTGTTCCTCGGGACCAGCGGGGTCCGCCCCGACGGGCGGGTGATGGACAGCACGATGATCGAGGTGCCGGTGAAGCGGGCGATGATCAATGCGGCGGACCGGGTCGTGCTGCTCGCGGACCGGACCAAGTTCCCGGGTCATGGCGTTGCCCGGGTGTGCGAACCGGGGGAGCTGAGCATGGTGGTGACCGAGCCGGGCGCCGACGAGGCGACCCGGGTGCAACTGGCGGAGGCAGGAGTGCAGGTGGTACTGGCGTGA
- a CDS encoding 6-phospho-beta-glucosidase gives MRLTILGGGGFRVPLVYHALLGDHGPGRITDVMLYDTDRTRLTAIGAVLRQQAAAAEPGLAPPMVTETTDLDEALRGADFIFSAIRVGGLDGRTVDERVALGRGVLGQETVGAGGIAYGLRTLPVATKIAQRIAAVAPDAWTINFTNPAGMVTEAMIPFLGDRVIGICDSPSGLGRRAALALGVDPSTAFYDYAGLNHLGWLRGLKSGGVDRLPELLQSSEALSSFEEGRLFGADWLRSIGSIPNEYLHYYYFARETLAAVQAVRQTRGAFLLDQQSAFYAETGQHPEQALELWQKTRAERESTYMVESREVADAGERDERDMAAGGYEQVALSLMRAIGHNERASLILNVRNRGVLRHLDDDAVVEIPCTVDANGALPVTVSQLTDHQAGLVSSVKAVERSTIEAAASGSRDAAVRAFAWHPLVDSVTLARELLDGYVELLPDLGYLRG, from the coding sequence GTGCGACTGACGATTCTCGGTGGGGGCGGGTTCCGGGTCCCGCTCGTGTACCACGCGCTGCTCGGCGACCACGGCCCCGGCCGGATCACCGACGTGATGCTCTACGACACCGACCGGACCCGGCTCACGGCGATCGGCGCCGTCCTCCGCCAGCAGGCGGCGGCCGCAGAGCCAGGGTTGGCCCCGCCGATGGTGACGGAGACGACCGACCTCGACGAGGCCCTGCGCGGCGCCGACTTCATCTTCTCGGCCATCCGGGTCGGCGGCCTGGACGGGCGGACCGTCGACGAGCGGGTCGCCCTCGGCCGCGGGGTACTCGGCCAGGAAACGGTCGGCGCCGGCGGAATCGCCTACGGCCTCCGGACCCTCCCGGTCGCCACGAAGATCGCCCAACGGATCGCGGCCGTCGCCCCCGACGCCTGGACGATCAACTTCACCAACCCGGCCGGCATGGTGACCGAAGCGATGATCCCGTTCCTCGGCGATCGGGTGATCGGCATCTGTGACTCGCCTTCGGGGCTGGGCCGGCGCGCCGCCCTCGCATTGGGAGTGGACCCTTCGACCGCGTTCTACGACTACGCCGGTCTCAACCACCTCGGCTGGCTCCGCGGCCTGAAGTCCGGCGGCGTCGACCGGCTGCCCGAGCTTCTGCAGTCGTCCGAGGCGCTGAGTTCGTTCGAGGAAGGCCGCCTGTTCGGCGCGGACTGGCTCCGCTCGATCGGCTCGATCCCGAACGAGTATCTGCACTACTACTACTTCGCGCGCGAGACGCTCGCCGCGGTACAGGCTGTGCGGCAGACCCGCGGGGCGTTCCTGCTGGACCAGCAGTCCGCCTTCTACGCCGAGACCGGGCAGCACCCGGAGCAGGCGCTGGAGCTGTGGCAGAAGACCCGGGCCGAGCGTGAGTCGACGTACATGGTGGAGAGCCGTGAGGTCGCGGACGCGGGGGAGCGGGACGAACGCGACATGGCCGCGGGCGGCTACGAGCAGGTGGCGCTGTCGCTGATGCGGGCGATCGGGCACAACGAGCGCGCGTCGCTGATCCTCAACGTCCGCAACCGCGGCGTACTGCGTCACCTGGACGACGACGCCGTGGTGGAGATCCCGTGCACGGTGGACGCGAACGGTGCGCTACCCGTCACGGTCTCCCAGCTCACGGACCACCAGGCCGGCCTCGTCTCCTCGGTGAAGGCCGTCGAGCGGTCCACCATCGAAGCTGCCGCGTCGGGCTCCCGGGACGCCGCCGTACGGGCGTTCGCCTGGCACCCGCTGGTCGACTCGGTGACGCTCGCCCGCGAACTGCTGGACGGGTACGTCGAACTGCTCCCGGACCTGGGGTACCTCCGCGGGTGA
- a CDS encoding RNA-binding protein, which translates to METEALEHLVRGIVDNPDDVSVQARTLRRGRTLEVHVHPDDIGKVIGRNGRTATAIRTVVGALSSESSLRIDFVDEFNRRPRR; encoded by the coding sequence ATGGAGACCGAGGCGCTCGAGCACCTGGTCCGAGGCATCGTGGACAACCCCGACGACGTCAGCGTCCAGGCCCGGACGCTGCGGCGCGGCCGCACCCTCGAGGTGCATGTCCACCCCGACGACATCGGCAAGGTGATCGGCCGCAACGGCCGGACCGCCACCGCGATCCGCACCGTCGTCGGCGCCCTCAGCTCCGAGTCCTCGCTGCGCATCGACTTCGTCGACGAGTTCAATCGGCGCCCGCGCCGCTGA
- the rimM gene encoding ribosome maturation factor RimM (Essential for efficient processing of 16S rRNA): protein MLVTVGRIGRAHGLKGEVGIDVRTDEPDRRFADGSVVVTDAKVTRTLTVAASRWHSGRLLVKFAEVPDRTAAEQLRNLVLQAEVDEDERPEDPEEYYDRELVGLAVRTTDGADVGEVIDVVHLPAQDLLEIRRTAGNVVLVPLVEELVPEINVDKQYVVVADRPGLLDPDGAEVVPTDEA from the coding sequence GTGCTGGTGACAGTCGGGCGGATCGGCCGGGCGCACGGGCTCAAGGGCGAGGTCGGGATCGACGTGCGGACCGACGAGCCGGATCGGCGGTTCGCGGACGGTTCGGTCGTCGTGACGGACGCCAAGGTGACCCGGACCCTGACCGTGGCCGCGAGCCGCTGGCACAGCGGGCGGCTGCTGGTGAAGTTCGCCGAGGTGCCGGACCGGACCGCCGCCGAGCAGTTGCGGAACCTGGTGCTGCAGGCAGAGGTGGACGAGGACGAACGCCCCGAGGACCCGGAGGAGTACTACGACCGCGAGCTGGTCGGCCTCGCGGTGCGTACCACCGACGGCGCCGACGTCGGAGAGGTGATCGACGTCGTGCACCTCCCGGCGCAGGACCTGCTGGAGATCCGCCGTACCGCGGGCAACGTGGTGCTGGTCCCGCTGGTCGAGGAGCTGGTCCCGGAGATCAACGTCGACAAGCAGTACGTCGTCGTGGCCGACCGGCCCGGCCTGCTGGACCCGGACGGCGCCGAGGTGGTCCCGACCGATGAGGCTTGA
- the trmD gene encoding tRNA (guanosine(37)-N1)-methyltransferase TrmD encodes MRLDVVSIFPEYLAALDVSLVGKAAKSGLLDVHLHDLRDWTHDRHRTVDDTPYGGGAGMVMKAEPWGQALDALAPVDGPAQPRLIVPTPAGRPFTQALAYELAAEPWLAFACGRYEGIDARVASYAAERMRVDEVSIGDYVLNGGEVAVLVMVEAVARLLPGVIGNPESLAEESHSGDGLLEYPVYTKPPAWRGHDVPEVLLSGNHGLIADWRHEESVRRTAERRPDLLAAWGDVLSGQDGTDGVRILPATTADAGEIHVLQLAAFLSEARLYDDYTIPPLTDDPAATVARLERGTVLRAVAGTRIVGSVQLVVDDSVGHVERLIVAPDWQGRGLGARLLRAAEQLAPTEVTSYAVDTGARSDRNLALYRKAGYREIGREAQTSKVDLVHLTKRRRRK; translated from the coding sequence ATGAGGCTTGACGTCGTCTCGATCTTCCCGGAGTACCTGGCGGCTCTCGACGTCTCCCTGGTCGGGAAGGCGGCCAAGAGCGGCCTGCTGGACGTCCACCTGCACGATCTGCGCGACTGGACCCACGACCGGCACCGGACCGTCGACGACACCCCGTACGGCGGGGGAGCCGGCATGGTGATGAAGGCCGAGCCGTGGGGCCAGGCGCTGGACGCCCTAGCGCCCGTGGACGGCCCTGCACAGCCCCGGCTGATCGTCCCGACCCCGGCCGGACGGCCGTTCACCCAGGCGCTCGCGTACGAGCTGGCCGCGGAGCCCTGGCTCGCGTTCGCCTGCGGCCGGTACGAAGGCATCGACGCGCGCGTGGCGTCGTACGCGGCCGAGCGGATGCGCGTCGACGAGGTGTCCATCGGCGACTACGTGCTGAACGGCGGCGAGGTCGCCGTACTCGTGATGGTCGAGGCCGTGGCCCGTCTGCTGCCCGGCGTGATCGGCAACCCGGAGTCCCTCGCCGAGGAGTCGCACTCTGGCGACGGTCTGCTCGAGTACCCGGTGTACACGAAGCCTCCGGCGTGGCGCGGGCACGACGTACCGGAGGTTCTGCTGTCCGGGAACCACGGCCTGATCGCGGACTGGCGCCACGAGGAGTCGGTACGCCGTACCGCGGAACGCCGGCCGGACCTGCTGGCGGCGTGGGGCGACGTGCTGTCCGGTCAGGACGGCACCGACGGTGTGCGCATCCTGCCCGCGACGACGGCCGACGCCGGCGAGATTCACGTGCTGCAGCTGGCCGCGTTCCTTTCCGAGGCGCGCTTGTACGACGACTACACGATCCCGCCGCTGACGGACGACCCTGCGGCGACCGTGGCCCGGCTGGAGCGCGGCACCGTACTGAGGGCCGTCGCAGGCACCCGGATCGTGGGATCCGTCCAGCTCGTCGTGGACGACTCAGTGGGGCATGTCGAGCGGCTGATCGTCGCCCCGGACTGGCAGGGCCGCGGCCTCGGCGCCCGGCTGCTGCGTGCCGCGGAGCAGCTGGCGCCGACCGAGGTCACGTCGTACGCGGTGGACACCGGTGCGCGGAGCGACCGGAATCTCGCGCTGTACCGGAAAGCGGGGTACCGGGAGATCGGCAGGGAGGCGCAGACGTCGAAGGTCGACCTGGTCCACCTCACGAAGCGCCGTCGCCGTAAGTAG
- the rplS gene encoding 50S ribosomal protein L19: MSNVLNELDNESKRDDIPALRPGDTVKVHVKVVEGNRSRVQVFQGVVIRRQGGGLQETFTVRKVSFGVGVERTFPLHTPIVEKIEIVTRGDVRRAKLYYLRELRGKAAKIKEKREVPAS; this comes from the coding sequence ATGAGCAACGTCCTGAACGAGCTCGACAACGAGAGCAAGCGCGACGACATCCCCGCCCTCCGCCCCGGTGACACCGTCAAGGTGCACGTCAAGGTCGTCGAGGGCAACCGGTCCCGCGTCCAGGTCTTCCAGGGTGTCGTGATCCGCCGCCAGGGCGGTGGCCTGCAGGAGACCTTCACGGTCCGCAAGGTCAGCTTCGGCGTCGGCGTCGAGCGGACCTTCCCGCTGCACACCCCGATCGTCGAGAAGATCGAGATCGTCACCCGCGGCGACGTCCGCCGCGCCAAGCTGTACTACTTGCGCGAGCTGCGCGGCAAGGCGGCGAAGATCAAGGAGAAGCGCGAAGTTCCGGCCTCCTGA